In Oryza sativa Japonica Group chromosome 11, ASM3414082v1, the following are encoded in one genomic region:
- the LOC107276349 gene encoding putative squamosa promoter-binding-like protein 19, protein MEWAAAATKAASWGMAVAAAAAADDAGPTMLSFAGPSSSSSSPDAAAAAAAAAAAALHDFSVRARPAAAAPATRRARGGSGGGGGGGGGAEACSVDGCRSDLSRCRDYHRRHKVCEAHAKTPVVVVAGQEQRFCQQCSRFHNLAEFDDGKKSCRKRLDGHNRRRRKPQHDALNPRSFLPYHQANQFSVYPQTFPIADQNADALMRPLDRHPPFSISFSGTFREPKQFPFMQDGGSGLGAARHDLLRPFSSPEDGANITTTRSACNGVPHGLDPECALSLLSSSLHPSPAAGISSATAPPQFAPSSFSRIAASSQAVTTAFASDGGSVAGDHVLVPAVTYEDPSQAMPFSWQV, encoded by the exons AtggagtgggcggcggcggcgacgaaggcggctTCGTGGggcatggcggtggcggcggcggcggcggcggacgacgccgGCCCGACCATGCTGTCCTTCGCcgggccgtcgtcgtcgtcgtcttcccccgacgccgccgcggcggcggcggcggcggcggcggcggcgctgcacgACTTCTCCGTCCGCgccaggccggcggcggcggcgccggcgacgaggagggcgcgcggagggtcgggcggcggcggcggcggcggcggcggcgcggaggcgtgcTCGGTCGACGGGTGCCGGTCGGACCTCAGCCGGTGCCGCGACTACCACCGCCGCCACAAGGTCTGCGAGGCCCACGCCAAGAcgccggtggtcgtcgtcgccggccaggAGCAGCGCTTCTGCCAGCAATGCAGCCG ATTTCACAATCTGGCTGAGTTTGACGATGGGAAAAAAAGTTGCCGGAAACGGCTGGATGGTCATAACAGGCGTCGAAGAAAGCCACAGCATGATGCATTGAACCCTAGGAGTTTCCTTCCGTATCATCAAG CGAATCAGTTTTCAGTCTACCCGCAAACATTTCCGATAGCTGATCAGAACGCCGACGCCTTAATGCGTCCGCTTGATCGTCACCCTCCCTTCTCCATCTCATTCTCAGGGACCTTCCGGGAACCGAAGCAGTTCCCCTTTATGCAAGATGGCGGGAGCGGCCTCGGCGCAGCGCGCCACGATCTCCTGCGGCCCTTCTCTTCCCCAGAAGATGGAGCCAACATTACCACAACCCGCAGCGCATGCAACGGCGTCCCCCACGGGCTGGACCCGGAGtgtgctctctctcttctgtcATCGTCGCTGCATCCCTCCCCCGCTGCCGGCATCTCCAGCGCAACAGCTCCACCGCAGTTCGCCCCCTCTTCTTTCAGCAGAATCGCCGCCTCGTCGCAAGCCGTAACCACCGCATTCGCATCAGATGGAGGATCAGTTGCCGGTGACCATGTCTTGGTTCCTGCTGTCACATATGAAGATCCTTCCCAAGCAATGCCATTCTCTTGGCAGGTGTAG